One segment of Candidatus Binataceae bacterium DNA contains the following:
- a CDS encoding patatin-like phospholipase family protein, translating into MEIAKTVVKYCVSVTGMALASLVLVCTAAAGTSGEAPYHALILGGGGPVGEAWESGVLAGLMEKGVELTAIDRVIGTSAGAIVGARVAGRMPRSELTNAALIRFEGPSPQPTGPPLPPPDLTFLVRKLEQLNEGKLSEQSVGVDVGEWALKVRPIVSEAAFVASFERRFPQASWPSAAYECVSVDAVDGSLRVWNESSKVPPAVAVASSCALPGFFAPVAIDGHRYMDGGVRSATNADLARGCKTAIVLAPTVGPSDALAKVSVKRLDQELEVLRASGCRVAPIVPDAASLSAFGGTLGNSGRAGLALEAGRNQGLDNAGKIAGILSH; encoded by the coding sequence GTGGAAATTGCGAAGACGGTGGTCAAGTATTGTGTGTCGGTGACTGGCATGGCTTTGGCCTCGCTGGTGCTGGTTTGCACCGCGGCTGCAGGTACCAGTGGGGAAGCCCCTTACCATGCGTTGATCCTCGGGGGTGGTGGGCCGGTGGGAGAGGCCTGGGAGTCGGGGGTGCTTGCGGGCTTGATGGAGAAAGGCGTCGAGCTCACGGCGATTGATCGCGTCATCGGTACTTCAGCGGGTGCGATCGTCGGCGCGCGTGTAGCTGGTCGAATGCCTCGTTCGGAGCTAACGAACGCAGCACTCATTCGATTCGAAGGTCCTTCGCCGCAGCCAACCGGGCCGCCGCTTCCTCCTCCGGACCTAACGTTTCTGGTCCGTAAGCTCGAACAACTGAACGAGGGGAAACTGTCTGAACAATCAGTAGGTGTCGATGTCGGAGAATGGGCGCTGAAGGTACGCCCTATTGTCAGCGAAGCGGCATTTGTCGCGAGTTTTGAGCGCCGGTTTCCACAAGCGTCCTGGCCGAGCGCCGCCTACGAATGCGTGAGCGTCGATGCGGTGGATGGCTCGCTACGGGTTTGGAACGAGTCTTCCAAGGTCCCGCCTGCGGTCGCGGTAGCATCCAGTTGTGCGCTACCAGGATTCTTCGCGCCAGTGGCCATCGACGGCCATCGCTACATGGATGGAGGCGTTCGCTCGGCGACAAATGCCGACCTCGCACGCGGATGCAAAACCGCAATCGTGTTGGCACCAACTGTCGGCCCTAGCGACGCACTGGCGAAGGTCTCGGTCAAGCGTCTCGATCAGGAACTTGAGGTTCTTCGCGCAAGCGGCTGCAGGGTCGCTCCGATCGTTCCGGATGCGGCCAGCCTGAGCGCTTTTGGGGGGACACTCGGAAATTCGGGCCGTGCAGGGTTGGCGCTGGAGGCCGGACGAAACCAGGGACTAGACAACGCGGGAAAGATCGCGGGCATTCTAAGCCACTAA